The nucleotide window GGCTTCGTTTTGTATTTTGGTCGAACGGGATAAAGCGGGTAGTATCGGATTCTTTACGGGCATCGATAAGGCGAAGTTTCGTCGCCAGGTGTTGCCGGGAGATACCGTGCGCCTCGAGGCGCACATCGTGAAGTCGTCGTCTCGGATGTGCGTCGCCGAGGTCGAGGCGAGCGTCAACGGAGAGCGCTGCGCCGCGGCAGTGCAAAAATATGTACTCGATAGCTCGCAGTCGTAAGGTTCATTGAGATGAGCGATTCCAAGATTTTAAACTCGGTCGAGATATCGCATAACCTCGCCGCACTCGCCCTCTATCTGCAACGCGCGGGCGCTCCTCGTGTTCTACTGGTTGCGCGCGGGGAGGAAGCCGAGCGTGGCATTCTCGCGTGCAAGAGTGTCGGTCTCGATGTCGGGGTGGTGTTCACCCGGGACATGGCAGACGAGGCATATCTGGGCTATGCCGATCATGCGATATGTATCGGTGAGGTGTTTTCCGAAAATCTCTTCAATAACAGCTATGCCGTGCTTCAGGCTGCCGAAGAATGCGATGCGCTCGCGATTCTCTTGGTTGAGTCGACGCTTTCGCATGTCGACAGCTTCTTCGGCATCGCCGCCGCAAAAGGAATGAAGGTATACAGAGCATTCTCCTCCGCTGTTCTCGATAGCGGGTGGATAGAATGTTCGGCCAGACGGGTCGCGTCGGAGGCTTTTTGGAAAAAATGCCCTCATTGCAATCTGTCTTTCAGCACGGTGAGCCTTGCGGCCAATCATTTCGTCTGTCCGGCATGCGGCGGCTATTATCGTATGTCATCCGTGGAGCGAGTCAGGGATTTGTTCGATGCCGACAGTGCCGTCGAATGGTTTCGCCATCTCCCTCAACTCGATCCGCTTAAGTTTCCGCACTATCCGGAGAAACTCGCAACTGCTCAAGAGAAGACGGGCCTCGATGAGGGAGTCAGATGCGGGGCAATCAGTATCGCCGGCATACGCTGTGCCGGCTGTGTCATGGATTCTCAGTTCTTCTTAGGTTCGATGGGCGCCGTGGTGGGAGAAAAGATCACCCGGACCATCGAGAGGGCGACCGATGAAGGTCTGCCCCTTGTCATATTCACCGCTTCCGGCGGCGCACGAATGCAAGAAGGCCTCATTTCCCTCATGCAAATGGCTAAGATCTCCGCGGCGCTGTCGCGTCACAGCGCTTTCGGTCTGCCCTATATTTCGGTGTTGACCGATCCGACGACCGGAGGAGTCACCGCATCTTTCGCGATGCAGGGAGACATCGTTCTCGCAGAGCCGCATGCGCTCATCGGGTTTGCCGGGAGGCGCGTGATCCAAGGGACCATCAAGCAAAGTCTGCCGGAAGGATTTCAGACCGCGGAGTTCGCCCTCGAACACGGGCTCATCGACGTAATCGTACCGCGGAAGAACATGTGTGAAACACTTGCCTATATTCTCGCAATCCATGAAGCGAGCTCCTCGCGATGCACGATGGAAAACGGGGAGGCTATAAGTTATGCGGCCATATCCGAGAATTTAGCGAGTGATTCGGAGACATATAACGCTTTGCAGTACGGCATAATGCCACAACTTAAAAGGGCCTTGACGACGGTATCGAATCGCTTGAAACAGGTGATGCCCAAGCCGACGGTCGCATCGGGACATACGTTGTCCCACCAAGTGCGCAAACAGTTGGCTTCGGAGAGACGATTGGAGAAACTTTTGTACGGTCGTCTCGATGCCGAAGAAGGGGTTTCGTTTGAAAAGGCCATGGAAGCCGCTTCGTTCGAAAAGGCGGCTGATGCCGCGTTCGAACGTTCGACGAGCAGGGGCGCATTGAAAAAAGAAGGGGTTACCGCCGCGCGCATCGATGCGGCGGTGGCCGTCGAGTCTGCGCCGAACCCCGCATGGGAGAGCGTACAACTTGCACGCAATACTCATCGCCCGACGGCACGTTATTACATCGATGAGATCGTCGACGGGTTCATCGAACTGCACGGAGATCGCGCATTCGGAGACGACGGCGCTCTCGTGTGCGGTTTGGGATGGATCGGGGATCAACCGGTGACGATAATCGCACAAGAAAAAGGTGCGAATCTCAACGAAAGATTGGCGCGTAATTTCGGTTCGGCAATGCCCGAAGGATACCGGAAAAGCCTCCGCCTGATGAAGCAAGCTGAAAAGTTCGAGCGTCCCGTGATATGTTTCGTCGATACTCAGGGCGCATTTTGCGGAGTGGAAGCCGAAGAACGCGGACAAGGCAACGCCATCGCGGATAATCTCATTGCTCTGTCCGGATTGCGAGTACCGGTGATAAGCGTACTCATCGGCGAAGGAGGTAGCGGAGGTGCGCTCGCCTTGGCCGTGTCCGACCGCGTCGCCATGCAGAAAAACGCGGTGTATTCGATTCTCTCGCCGGAAGGTTTCGCCTCCATTTTATGGAAAGATCGTGCGCGTGCGCCCGAGGCGGCTGCCGTTATGAAGATGCGTGCCGATGACGCCTATGAGATGGGAATTGTGGATACGGTAATCTCGGAAGGGGAGAAACCGGCGCATGAGAATCCCAAAGCCGCCGCGGCATTCCTGCACAGTTATCTCACGCGCACTCTCGAGGAACTTACCGTTCTCAGCACGGCTCAATTGCTCGAAGAGAGATACGAGCGATTCAGAAAGTTTTAGACTATCTCACTGGGCGAGACCACGATGTCCATTGCGACGTCATGGTCTTCGCAGGGAAGCTCATCATAAAGCAAATCGTCGAAAATAACGC belongs to Coriobacteriia bacterium and includes:
- the fabZ gene encoding 3-hydroxyacyl-ACP dehydratase FabZ translates to MRSIEYPCGKETIEAVLPHRDPFLWMSRVKECVPGESIVAELDIDADLPLFVGHFPTHPVFPGVLLMEALAQSASFCILVERDKAGSIGFFTGIDKAKFRRQVLPGDTVRLEAHIVKSSSRMCVAEVEASVNGERCAAAVQKYVLDSSQS
- a CDS encoding acetyl-CoA carboxylase carboxyltransferase subunit alpha is translated as MSDSKILNSVEISHNLAALALYLQRAGAPRVLLVARGEEAERGILACKSVGLDVGVVFTRDMADEAYLGYADHAICIGEVFSENLFNNSYAVLQAAEECDALAILLVESTLSHVDSFFGIAAAKGMKVYRAFSSAVLDSGWIECSARRVASEAFWKKCPHCNLSFSTVSLAANHFVCPACGGYYRMSSVERVRDLFDADSAVEWFRHLPQLDPLKFPHYPEKLATAQEKTGLDEGVRCGAISIAGIRCAGCVMDSQFFLGSMGAVVGEKITRTIERATDEGLPLVIFTASGGARMQEGLISLMQMAKISAALSRHSAFGLPYISVLTDPTTGGVTASFAMQGDIVLAEPHALIGFAGRRVIQGTIKQSLPEGFQTAEFALEHGLIDVIVPRKNMCETLAYILAIHEASSSRCTMENGEAISYAAISENLASDSETYNALQYGIMPQLKRALTTVSNRLKQVMPKPTVASGHTLSHQVRKQLASERRLEKLLYGRLDAEEGVSFEKAMEAASFEKAADAAFERSTSRGALKKEGVTAARIDAAVAVESAPNPAWESVQLARNTHRPTARYYIDEIVDGFIELHGDRAFGDDGALVCGLGWIGDQPVTIIAQEKGANLNERLARNFGSAMPEGYRKSLRLMKQAEKFERPVICFVDTQGAFCGVEAEERGQGNAIADNLIALSGLRVPVISVLIGEGGSGGALALAVSDRVAMQKNAVYSILSPEGFASILWKDRARAPEAAAVMKMRADDAYEMGIVDTVISEGEKPAHENPKAAAAFLHSYLTRTLEELTVLSTAQLLEERYERFRKF